GACCCCAGCCGGTAGGGGTGTTCACGGGGGACGCCCTGTTCGTGGGTGAGGTCGGGCGGACCGATCTCTTCGGCGAGGAGCGCATCGGGCAGATGGCGCCCCTGCTGTTCGATTCTCTGCACGACAAGCTCCTCTCCCTGGGGGAGGGGACCATAATCTATCCGGCCCACGGAGCGGGCTCTGCCTGCGGAGGTAGCATATCTGATCGCGAGGAAAGCACCATCGGCCTGGAGATGGCTCAAAACAAAGCTCTCACGATCGGGAGCAGGGAAGCGTTCGTGGCCATGAAGAAGGCGGAGGTGATGGAGAAGCCGTACTACTTCGCCCGGATGGAGGAGATCAACCTGGCCGGGCAGCCGGTGCTGGGCTCCCTGCCCCGTCCACCCCAGCTGTCTCCCGGGGAGTTCGAGCGGCTCATTGGCGCCGGAGCGGCGGTCCTGGACGTTCGGGCCCCCACCTCCTTTGCCGGCGGCCACATTGAAGGTTCTGTCAGCATCCCCCGGGAGGTCCTGCCCAGTTACGCAGGATGGGTCCTCGAGTACGGCAGGCCGATCGTGCTGGTCACCGACGGTCCGGAGGAGGTGTCCGAGGTCGTGCGCATGCTGATACGCATCGGCTATGACGATATCATCGGTCACCTGGGGGAGGGGATGGAGGGGTGGGCCAAGAGAGGGCTGCCGATAGCAAGCTTCCCCCTTGTCACCCCGACAGAGCTCCATGGCATGCTTGGCCGGGAAGAGAACATCCTAGTCCTCGACGTGCGCACGGAGAAGGAGTGGAGGGCGGAGCGGGTGGAACGTTCGATGCACATCTTCGCCGGTTACCTCAGGGACCGTATCGACGAGGTCCCTCGGGGTACGAGGGTGGCGGTGATGTGCTCGTCCGGTCTGAGGGGAAGCCTGGGAGCGGGCATTTTGCAGGATGCCGGCTATGAGGTGCTCAATATTCTGGGAGGGACAGGAGGGTGGAAGAAGGCGGGCTTGCCATTGGAGAAATGAGAAAGTGTGCTCCGAGCTAGCATGTTTCACTTAAGTTTATTTATGAAGTGTAAGGGGCATGCTTAAAATCGAAAAAAAATGGCAATATTTGGTCATTATAATCATCATTCTCGTAACAATGTTCTATTTAACAGCCTTTAGAAACAAAATATGTAACATTGTTGCGGTTTCTAAACAACAAGGATTAAATATTGTAAAACCAGTTAAGAAAATAGGGATTATATGGGCTACGAGGAAATATTTCCGCCATATGACATGGAGTGGCATGCGCATGCCACCAAGCGCTTTGCGAATCCCTTCGTTGACAACAAGTATGACAGGGTAGATGTTGACCCGGTCATGCTGTCCCATGCGGCTATCGCATGCGGTTACACGATTAGGGATTTCTACGAGAAGCCTGAGCTGGGCATACACTGCCTGGCCTACATCTACCAGATGTACGACCTGCTACCGGTCACTCACTGGTTCTACTCGACCCCTTGGCTCAAGGAGCTGGGGATGGAGCTGACCCAGAAGGACACCCTTCCTCCAATCGCCGAGACTCCCATCATCAGCGAGCCCGGCCAGGTGGATGACCTTGAGGTGCCCGACGAGAAGGCCATCAGGAACGGTTACACCTACCCGCAGTACCAGAGGCTGTACTCTTACGTCCAGAAGAACCTACCGCAGACCTTCGTCCCGATCGCTTACGGTTTCGATCCGGTCGGAGAGGCCTCCCACATCTGCGGCGTCGAGAACTTCATCATGTGGACCTTCACTGAGCCCGAGGCGGCCCAGAAGCTGCTGAAGAAGTTCACCGACACCGCCATCGAGGGCGCGCTGTGCACCGCTAAGGACTATGGCATGGCCATGCTCGTCCTGGGTTCCGTCCTGGCGAACAACGATATCTTCTCTGACGAGGCTGTCCGTGAGTACTCCGTCAACAACATGCGGTACTACATCGACAAGTGCTTCAGGGGAGGCGCTGGCCCGCAGATCTTCTACCACTGCTGCGGTAACCACGAGACCGACTACAAGGAGTTCCACAACCTTATCTGGTCCCCCTTCACCGTGTTCCACATCGGGTACAAGGGCCGTGAGGTCTTCCCGACCGAACTGCTGAAGAAGGAGTTCGGGAACAAGGCCACCATCATGGGCTCGGTCGACACCAAGCTGATGATCAACCCCAACCCGAAGGCGGTTTACGATCAGGCTGCGGCCTCCGTTAAGGCTGGACGCGACAGCCCCAGGGGATACATCCTGGGCTGCGCTTGCGAATGCCCCATGTACACGCTCCCCGGCAACATCCTGGCCATGACCAGGGCGGCTGCGGACCACGGGACGTATGGGAAGTTCTGAGGTGAGCCAAATGGATGCAAAGTTCTCTGCTAACGCCAAGGACCTGCTGGGGAAGAGGGGCCTGAAGGAGGCCGATGTCGCGGACGTCATCAAGACCGCGGAGACCTCCCACAGGAAGATCACCGACGGTAAGGTCAGCATCGCCAAGAAGCGCATCGGCGAGGTCACCATCTACGCCGTCTACGACAGCCACGGCAACGTCGAGTCCGCATACTCTCACCGCATGGTGCTGGGCGAGCCTGTGAAGACCACCGACGAGCCCGAGGTCACCAAGTGGGAGTGCGTGCACTGCAAGGAGAAGGCTATCGCTGGGACCGTCAACATGACCTATATGGGCATCACCAGGTCCGGACCGGCGGTCGTCTGCCAGAAGTGCGGCGACTCCTGGGTCGAGGAATACCTCGCCACCAAGACCATCGCGGCGGCCGAAGGGCTGTTCGAGAAGAAGAAGGCGTAAACCTCTTTCGGCCGCACTGCGGCCCCTTTCAATATTTTTCTTTATACGCTAAGCAAGCCACACGCGATTTTCAGCAACACATAATTAGCCAGAACCGATTGAGGTTAGCGGACCGGTGACGATAATGATAGAGAACCTAGGGGAGAGCAGCAGCCTGTGCCCGGAGTGCCTTAAGGTCATCCCGGCGGTCAAGTATGCCGAGAACGACAATGTGTACCTGGAGAAGACCTGCCCGGAGCACGGCAAGTATAAGGTATTGATCTGGAGGGGATTGGCCGATTATAAGTCGATGAAGGCCTACGCCTGCGTGCCGTCCAGGCCGGAAAAGTATATCGTCACCAAGAAGGCCACCTGCCCCATTGACTGTGGACTGTGCCAGGACCACACACAGCACACCTGCCTGGTGGTCCTCGAGGTCACCAACGACTGCAACCTGAAGTGCCCCATCTGCTTTGCCTCGGCCAACGAGCGCTATCACTTCAACCCCACCATGGATCAGATAAGAAGCATGTTCCAGACCACGCTAGACTATGTGAACAGTCCTACCTGTATCCAGATCAGTGGCGGGGAGCCCACCATCCGCGACGACCTGCCCGATATCATCAAGCTGGGCAAGTCGATGGGCATCGATTACATCGAGGTCAACACCAACGCGGTGCGCTTCGCCCAGGATAAGGAGTTCCTCCTGGCCTGCAAGGAGGCGGGAATGGACTCCCTATATTTCTCCTTCGACGGCCTCACTTCTGATGTCTACATGAAGACCTGCGGAAAGGATCTCCTCGCAACGAAGCTCCAGGCCATAAAAAACTGCCAGGAACTGGGGATCGGGGTGACGCTGGTCACAGTGGTCTCTCCGGACATCAACCTGCATCAGATCGGGGACATCATCAACTTCGCCAAGAAGAACGTGCCTACGGTTAAGGGGATTCACTTCCAACCTCTCAGTTATTTCGGCCGCTATCCCATTGTCCCCAAGGACGAGAACCGAACGGTGCTTCCTGATCTGCTCAAGGAGATCGAGAAGCAGACCAAGGGCGAGCTGCGAGTGGACAACTTCATTCCCACCTCCTGCACCAACGTCCACTGCGACGTGAAATCCATGTCAGTCATCATGGAGGACGGCTCCCTCTTCCCCCTTACTCACAGAGCCATGGGGCCGCCCAAGGACACCTGCTGCGTGGCCACTAAGACGAGGAAGGAGATCAGCGACCTATGGCGGTACATCGATGAGAGCCTGGGCAATGATGGGGGCGAGGCCAAAGGGTCCTGGGATGAGTTCATCCAGAGAGCCCGGACGAACTACCTGACGATCTCCAGCATGCCCTTCCAGGACGTATGGAATGTGGACACCGATCGGCTGAAGGGATGCTGCATCCATACCGTGACCCCGGATGGCAAGCTCATTCCCTTCTGCCTGTTCAACATAAACAGCGTGCATGGCAAGACCCTCTATCGCCACGAGATCCTGGAGAAGTATGCCAAGTGGGGCTCGTCTTAGGCGTCCGGCAGGACGCCTGAATTTTTAAAATTTTGAAGGAGGGCGGCGGCTCACCGCGTGCCCTTCTTCCCCACACTCTTGTTGTAGTTGGAAACGATGTTATTCATGTAGTCGGCCAGGAGCTTCTGGCGTTCCCAATCCTTGGTCAGGGGGCCCTCCAGGGGGAACTCGGAGTCGCACCTGAGGCAACGGGCGAGCTGACACCCGAAAGCGCCCTTCCGGCAACCCTTGCAGGCTATGGCCCTCGACTGGAAGAGGGAGAACTCGAGGCCGCAGTTGGGACACTTGATCTTCTTCGTGGTCTTGAGGAGGGCAGGGGTCACTCCCATCTCCTTCATGTGCTCTGTCAATACCATCTCATTGCCTCTCCATCCTATATGGTCTGAATGTAAAAAGCCTTTCTGGTCGCCCCGTCCATCATTGGTCCAGCTCGACCTCTCTGGGCTCCATGGAAGGCGGGAAGATCGCCGGCCACCGCAGGAATGGCTTGTACGGATAGGATGCTGTTCCTTCGGTCTCCCTTAGTCCCTCCATCAGCTCCTCGATCCTGGGGGCGGGGAACGCCACCACGACCTCGGACTCCTGTACCAGGCCGTAGGCGCGGTCGCCCATGCACGGCACGTCCACGGTGACCGCCCCCGCGTCTACCGCCCTGGCGATGGCCGAGCACAGCGAGGCTTGTCCGGTCATGCGTACCGATACGACTTCCCCTCGGGCGTAGGCGAAGGCGATGACCAGACGAAGCGCCCGCGCCGGGCTCATGTACATCACGATAACATCAGGGTCGAAGGGCACAATGTCCAGCGGGGCCATGATCACTCCGGAGAACCGCTTGCCGGCATTGCCCAGCATGTACATGTTCTCGTGTAGGCGCCTGGCCGCCTCTACATTCTGGGTGAATGGCAGGTTGAGGTCACCCTCCGACAGTCGTTCCGGCGTGCGGACGAGGCCGAGGCAGGCCGCCCCCCACAGGCATTTGGTCCCCTGGCTCGACGCGCCCACCAGACCCTCCGCGCGGTTGTAGCGGGCAATGGCGGCCATGTGGCAGGGGGTGGTATCGGTGAGCAGCCGGGCATCACGATAGTCCAACAGTTCCCTCGGTTTCTCCAGCAGCTTCACTCCGACAGGGTAGGCCGGCAGGCACACCTTGTTGCGCAGCTCCTCAGTAATGGCCTTCCAATTATGGCCGGGCATCGCCTCTTCATCGCCTTCCCATGTCTTTAGATTGTTGTTGGAAGCAGCGTTGATGGGCGAGAGTTTATTTCCCGAAAAACACCTGGGGGGCCCGGATATTTAAAAGGGACGTCCGGAGGAAGGACCGGGCGAAGGAGGATGCACATCATGGTCGACCAAGTCGCAGATGAAGCTCTGGTTGCCGCAGAGCCAGAGAGGAACACCGTAGAGGACCACATAGCCCTCATTTTCCATAAGGATGAGGAGAGGCTCACCACCATAACCCCCCTGATCAAGGTGGGGCTGGAGAAAGGCGAGCTCTGTCTGTATGTCTCCAACGAGGAGAACGATCAGGCCATCGTGGAGGCGCTGAGAGCCGAGCACATCGACGTCGAAAAGGCGGTCAGCAACGGCAGCCTGATTCTCACCAACAAGCGGGAGATGTACTTCAAGCTGGGGCGGTTCGATCCGGAGTGGACGATCCGGGTCATCAACAACATCGCCGATCTTGCCCGATCCTATGGCTTCACGGCCATGCGGGTCATGTCCGAGATGGCGTGGACCCAGGAGATGGTGGCGGGCATCGAACGATGGCCGGAGTACGAGGCCAAGCTGAACGCCCTAAATCCCGGCATCTCGCTGCGCATCATATGCCAGTACGACCGGCGGCTATTCTCCCCCGAGGCGCTCATGGCGGCCATCCAGACCCATCCACGGATCGTGGCGGACGGGGAGATCAGCAAGAACAGCTTCTTCATCCCCTCCGACCGACTGCTGATGGGCAACTATGCCGAGGCAGAGCTGGAGATGGTGATGGCCAGCATCCGGCAGCTGAACAGCTCGGAAGCAGCCCTGCAGGACCGTGACAGCATCATTGAGCGATTGACCCAGCAGGCTGATGCCGATAACGCCGCCAGGAAGAGCCTGGAGGCGGCGCTGGACGAATCCCGCCATCGGTTCAAGGAGTTCGCTGAGCGGGCCTCCGACTGGGCCTGGGAGCTGGACGAGCAGGGAGCGTTCATCTACTCCTCCCCGAGGATCAGGGACATCTTGGGAATGCAACCGGAGGAGATCATCGGCAAGACCCCCATGGACCTGGTGTCCAAGGAGGCGGCCGACCGGACGGCGAAGTTGCTGACTCCGGCGATGTCCTCCCACGCCCCCATCTCGGCATTGGAGATGGAGGCCAGGCACAAGGACGGCCACGTCGTGTACCTGGAGATGAACGGGACACCTCGCTTCGACCAGGATGGTAAATTCCAGGGGTATCGTGGCGTGGACCGGGATATCAGCGGGCGCAAGGCCTCCAAGCAGGCCATCGAGGAGAGCAGGAGGCGGGCAGAGGAGTCCCTGGCCGAGATCAAGGCCCGGGACGAGCGCATCGCCGCCCTGGATCAGGAGATCGTCCAGCTCAAAGGCTCTCTGGCCGAGTTCGATTCCTCGCTCACCGCCTTGCGCGGCGAGATCGACGGAAAGGAGAACATCCTGAGGGAGGCCAACGAAAACCTGGCCCGGCTGAACGAGAGCCTCCAGGCCCGTGAGGCGGAGATCTCGACTCTGCGGGCCTCTCATGACGAGAAGCAGTCCACGCTCGAGGCCCAGGCCGATGAGATCGCCGACCTCAAGCGGCAGCTGGAGGAGCGGGGCGGAGAGTTGAGCGGTATCCAGGCCGCGCTGGCCGCGGCGCAGCTGGCAGTCCTGGGCAAGACCTCCGAGCTTGAGAAGCTGACCTCCGGCTTCAACGCCCAGTCCTTGGAGCTCAAGGGAGCGAGGGATTCCCTATCCGGGGTCGAGGAGACCCTGGCTCACAAGGAGCAGGAATCCTTCGCCATGCGGCAGCAGATCGACCGCCTGGAAGCGGACCTCAAGGCCACCAAGGAATCGTTGGCCATGAGGAGCGAGGAGTTCGGCAGGGCGCAGCAGGAGCTGTCCGAGGCCAAAGTGTCGCTGGAACAGGTTAAGGGTGAACTGGCGGTAGGGAGCGAGGAGCTGGCCCAGAAGGTTAAGGACCTGGCCGGGGCAGAGGAGCTCGCCGAGCAGAGGGCCCGTGAGCTGGCGGCCGCCAACGAGGCCATCGAGGCCAAGACCGGCGAGCTGGTCACGGTCAACGGATCGTTGGAGCAAAAGGTAGCCGAGATCGCCGCCGTCACCGCCCTGGCAGAGGGAAGGGCGACCGAGCTGTCCTCGGTCAAAGAGGACCTGGAGCGGACGCAGAGCGAACTGTCCTCCACCAAGGTGTGGTTGGAGAGAGCTGCATCGGACCTCGCCGCCGCCAAGCAGCTGATGGAGCAGAGGACCTCCGAACTTGGTGCCGCCAACGAGGCCATCGAGGCCAAGACCGGCGAGCTAGCAGCGATGAACGCGTCCCTGGAACAGAAGGCCGCCGAGTTGGCTGCCGCCAACGAGCTCGCGGAGCAGCGGGCCTCGGAGCTGGCAGCGATGAGCGCGTCCCTGGAACAGAAGGCCGCAGAACTGGCGGCGGCCGAGAGCAGGGTCGCGGAGAAGGATGGTGCCCTGGTCGGATCACTGGCTGAGGTAGAGGGCCTCAAGGCCATGCTGTCATCCAGGGAGAGCGACCTGGAGGCCCGGACCGCCGAGCGAGACGCCCGCCTGGAGGAGATCGCTCAAGCCCGGGAAGACATCGATAGGCTGGAGCAGACGCTGGTGACCCGCGGCGGGGAGCTCGCCGGGACCGTCGCCGCCTGTGAGGGCGTTAAAGCCGACCTCGCCGCCCTCACCGAGGAGCTGCAACTCGCCCGCGAGAGCATCGACCGGGTGGAGGAAGAGAAGGTCGAGCTAAGGAGCACGATCGAGGCTCGCGACGTCGCCTTGGCCGATCTCAACGCCGTCCTGGGCCGAACCACCTCGGACCTCGCCGCCCGCGAGGGCGAGCTGGCGACGGTCCGCGCGGTGCTGTCGGAAAGAGAACGTGAACTGTCCCAAGCCTCATCGCGGGTCGATGTGCTGAGCAAGATCCTCGTACTCAAGGAGGAGGAACTCTCCGCTTCTCTCAAGATCAGCGAGGCCCGTAGGTGCCAGGCCGACCAATTGGACGTTCAGGCCAGGCAGCTCGAGGCTGACCAGAACGTCAGCGTCACGGTCATCAGCGGCCTGAGGGAAGCTATGCATCGGGGCGGCAAAGATCTGGCCCAGGCGAAGGCGGAGCACGAGGCCGCGTTGGCCCAAGCCTGTGCCGCAGCAGCCCGGGAGCGGGAGCTCGCCGGGGCCCGGTGGGTGGAGAACGTTCTACTCCGGACCAGGGTGCAGGAACTCGAGGCGTCCAGGAACGCAGCGACCGGAGAGGCAATGGGGCTGCGCAAAGCCTTCATGGGCCTGGCGTCCCCCGCAGCCATGGTATCTCCGGAGGGCAAGATCATACTTGCCAATCCGGCCATGGAGCAGATAATGTCCATGGATCTGGCCGGCAGGGCTACCGCCGACCTGTGGCCCGGGCTGGACATCAGCGAGCCGGGCTCGATCCGGATCGAACAGAACGGCCAGCTGATGGAGATGAAGGTGCTCCCCTCCGCCCTGCGGGACGGGATGCAAGACATCGGCACGGTGCTCACCTTCGGCGAGCCGGTGCCGATCAGGGCCGCCGAAAGCAAGGGACCCAACCCTGCGGCCTTGGCTCACGATCTCAACGATTCGCTCCAGGTCATTATGGGCAGCGTGTCCCTGGCTAAGGAGTACGTGATCCCCGAGGGCCGCATGTACAGCAAGCTCAGGCGGATCGAGAGCGCCTCGGTGACCGCCCGCGATCTCGCCAGCCAGCTGATGTCCCCGGCCCGTGAGGTGCACCTAGATGCGTCCTCGGTACCCACCAACCTCACCCGGGGCAAGGGCAGACTGCTGCTGATGGATGACGACGAGAACGTGCTTGAGGCGACTGGAGACCTGCTGCGATACCTTGGCTACAACGTCGAGGTGGCCCGAGACGGAGAGGAGGCGGTGGCCATGTGCAAGGAGGCCGAGGAAATATGGCAGTCCTACGACCTGGCGATGGTGGATTTATCCATCTCCTCAGGGATGGGAGGCTTGGAGGCGAGCAAGAGCCTGGTGGCGATGAACCCCCGGATCGCACTGATCGTCACCAGCGGCTACATTTCCGACCCAGTGATCGCCGATCCGAAGGCCCACGGGTTCGCCGCCGCCCTATCCAAACCCTACTCCGCGGAACTGCTGTCCAAGACCATCGCCGAGGTCCTGGCTAGCCAGCCTTCCGCTTAAGCAAACCTATTTCGGACGCCAGGTGATGCACCGACCTGATGGCTCTGCTCGATAAGGTCAAGATCGCGATCGCCAGGAGGAGATTGACCTCCCTCAAGGTCAAGGGGGACGCCAATCCCCTGGAGGGATGGATCCATGGCAAGGTGAGAAAGGAGTTCGATAGCTCCAGGGAGTTCCGGCAAGCCATCGGTCGTGACCAGCTGGGGGCGGTAACCAGGAGGGACCTCCGGGAGTACCAGCTCCACCGGTTCCGCCAGCAGATGGCCTACGTCATGGAGAACTCCTATTACTACAAGAAGAAGTTCGAGGCTGCCGGGGTGAGGCCGGAAGACATCCGGACCTACGATGATCTGGAAAAGGTCCCCTTGACCGACCCCGCAGACCTGGCGGCCGAACCGCTGACCTTCCTCTGCGTGTCACAGAGCAAGGTGATGCGGGCATTCACCACCTCCGGCACCACGGGCACGAGGAAGCGACTGTTCTACACGCAGGATGATGTCCTCAACATCGTCGACGCCATCTCCGCCGCCCTCCGTTCCGTCGGCATGTCTGGGCAGGACAACCTACAGATCATGTTCCCGGCAGTCTCAGCCTGGGATCCGGGGCTCATGTTGGAGAGCGCCTGCAAGGTCGCCGGACTGCGGGCCAAGGTGTGCAGCTCAGTGGACGTGGATGAGCAGATTAGGACGATGAAGGAGCAGAACACCAAGGTCATGATCGGCCTGACCTCCTTCTTATACCGGATCACCGTCCTCGCTAGGGACAAGTACGACCTTCGGTCCTTCGGCATCAAGGCCATCATCTGTTCGGCGGAGCCCTTGCCAGAAGCGATGCGGCGGGAGATGCGTTCGGCGTGGGGGTGTAAGATCCTGAGTCAGTACGGTATGACCGAGATGGGCCTGGCGACGGCCATCGAGTGCGAGGCCGCCGACGGTCTGCACATGGATGAAGCCGATTACCTGGCCGAGGTCATCGACCCGGCGACCGGGAAGCACCTCCCGGAGAGGACCACGGGAGAGCTAATCTTTACCTCGCTGTGGATGCAGGGAACCCCCTTGCTGAGATACCGCACCCGGGACCTCACTCACCTGATCGAGCCGCCGTGCACCTGTGATTTCGTCACCATCGGTAAGATGGGCAAGGTTCAGGGACGCATGGATGCCCAAACCAAGATCGGCTACGGTCAGAAGATCTATCCAGTGCTGTTCGACGAGGTGCTTCTTTCCATCCCCGGAGTACTGGGATATCATCTGGTCCTGGAAAAAGAAGGATATCGCGATAAACTCACTTTCAGGGTGGAGATGAAGGGCGATACCGGAGGCGCGCAGGACAAGATCCTTGAGGCGCTGATGCAGCTGGACGAGATCAGGGAGCCGCTGGAGAACGACCTCATAACGAAGCCGATGATCGAGATAGTACAGGCCGGCAGCGTGCCCTTCGCCCCCAAGAGCAAGGTCATCGAGGATCGCCGGCAAAATTACGATCAGGCGACTGGCCCGGCGAAAGATTCTTGACCGGTCAGGGAGTAGCGGGGACCGATGAAGGCCGGAGTGATAGCCGTCCAGGGAGCCGCGCCGGAGCACGTCCGGGCGCTGGAGTCCGCGTTGGCCGAGCTGGGGAGAAGTGGGAGCGTAATCACCGTGCGCAGGCCCCAGGAGCTGGAACAGGTGTCCTGTGCAGTCATACCAGGAGGAGAGAGCACCACCATCTCCAAATTGCTGATGCACTCCGGTCTGCACGATCTCATCATCAAGCGGGCCGAGGAGGGCATGCCGGTGTTGGGCACCTGTGCCGGGTGCGTGCTGCTGGCGAAGGAAGGGGATGGCGAGGTAGAGAGGACTGACACCAGGCTCCTTGGCCTCATGGACATGGCGGTCGACCGCAATGCCTTCGGTCGGCAGAGGGAGAGCTTCGAAGCTCCTCTGGACATCAAGGGGATGAGCGCACCGTTCCCCGGCGTCTTCATCCGCGGCCCGGTGATCAGGAAAGTCTGGGGCAACTGTGAGGTCCTGGCCCGCTACGGTGAGCGTATAATAATGGCAAGGCAGGGCAACCTGATGGCTCTGAGCTTCCATCCCGAGCTGTCGGGCGACAACCGCATCCACAGGGCGTTGCTGGAGATGGTGTGAGGTTCTAGGACTTCACCGCCCGGATGATGCCCTCCAGGCGGGCGACGTACTCGCCATTCTCTACGACCGTTCCGGTGACTACCACACTGGCGCCAGCGTTCTTGACCCTGGCCGCGGTCTCCGCGTCCCGGATCCCTCCACCTACCAGCAGCGGGATGTCGATGGCCGACCTCACCGCCGAGATCATGTCCTCGGGCACCGCTTGGGGTGCGCCGCTCCCGGCCTCAAGGTACACGTAATCCATCCCCAGGTACTGCGCGGCGAGGGCATAGGCCACCGCCCGCTTGGGCTGGTCGCGGGGGATGACGTCGGCCTGGCCGACCTCACCCACTTTCATCCCCGGGGCCACGATGATGTACCCCATGGAGATGGTTTCGAGCTTGAGCTTCCTGACGATGGGGGCACCGGCGACCTGTTCTCCCACCACCATTCTGAGGTTGCGGGAGTTGAGCATGCTCATAAAGTACATGGCGTCGGTGTAGGGAGAGATGGCATTCGCGCCCGACGGAAAGTAGATGACCGGGACGTCAACCTTCGCCTTGATGGCCTGCACCGTTTGATCCAGATTCTCCTGGGTGACGCCTGTGGAACCGCCGACCATGATGGCATCGGTGCCCAGCTCGCAGGCGGTCCGGGTGATCTCGGCGGCCACGGCAGGCTCCTGCTTGGCGGGGTCCAGGAGAGTCATATGCAGCGCGCCTTTCTTCATCTTCTCACTAAGGATATCTTTGACGGTCATAGCAAACCTCCCAGTAAGAACGAGACCAGCGCGACCAGCATGCCGTACTTGGCCCATTTCTGCCCCTGCCTGGGATTTCGGAAATGAACTATAGAGCAGTATATAAATATTGCATCAGCGAACAAAACCGCGGCCAGATAAGCCAGGCCGAACCGGCCGGCGAGGTACGGCTCGAAGGACAGGGCCACTGCCACCAGGAAGGCGACGCTGGCCACGGCCCCCGCGGCCCCCGCTCCGATCCGCTGGGGCAAGGTGCGCCGATCGAAGTCCGAAGTCATGTCCTGAACGTCCTTGACAATCTCCCGGCCCAGGGTCGCCAGCATGGCCATGATGGAGATGGCCAGGGTAGCGCGGATGTCCCCGACCACGGCTCCTCCGAGTAGGAAAAGCATGCCGGTGAGCACGGCGATGGAAAGATTGCCGGACAGGCCCATCTTCTTGGTCTTCAGCTCATAGGCCAGCATAAGGACGATCGCCACCAGCACGATGATGAAGGACAACACGCCCCACAGCAGGACTGCAAAGGCCAGGGAGATCACGAACGCCCCCGCGGATATGTTGCGGGCGGCATCCGGCTTTATCCTGCCGGACGGGATCGGCCGCTCGGGGTGGGCCAGCTTGTCCACATCGCGATCAAGGTAATCGTTGAGGGTATTGCCCCCGATGATGAAGGTCACCACCACCCCGGAGGCGATGGCGATCTGAGGGAGGAAGTTGACGATATCGGTGCCCACCGCGATCAGGGCGGCAAGGACGAGGCCGACGACTCCCATCACGCAGTTGCCCACGCGGAACAACTGGACGTACCTGTTCACGCAGGCCCATTAATGTGCGAATAATAATCCTTTGCCCTCGGACCTCAGGGCCCTGGACGCCGGAAGGAGGCCCCGAACTGGCGCTCCTCCAGCTCGATCATGGCCTTCATGCCGCTGGAGATACGTCTCACCGAGTGGCGGCATTGGGGACCACAAGGGACGGAGAAAGCGCGGTCGTTGGGCTTGGGCCAGTACTTAATGCGGTGCCCGTTGTAGAGGTAACCGATTTCCAGCACCATCCCCTGGAACGGCTCACATAGGTCTCCTGGGGCGTCGGCCGGGGCGGCCCGGTAGACCTGACAATAGATCTCACCCTCCTCCATCAATCGGCGGCACAGCCCGCGCACGTACCAAGTGTTGAACTCGGTCCGAGCCAGCGTCCTTGCGGCCCGCGCCGGCTCGGTGCGTCTCACCCCGCCGAAGGGGGAGGGTTCGAACTCGGCCCACAGCTCCTTGGCTATAAGGGCCTCGGCCAGGGAGTCCTCAGTGCCCCTGATGACCGCTTCCTTCATC
This DNA window, taken from Methanomassiliicoccus sp., encodes the following:
- a CDS encoding UbiA family prenyltransferase; translation: MNRYVQLFRVGNCVMGVVGLVLAALIAVGTDIVNFLPQIAIASGVVVTFIIGGNTLNDYLDRDVDKLAHPERPIPSGRIKPDAARNISAGAFVISLAFAVLLWGVLSFIIVLVAIVLMLAYELKTKKMGLSGNLSIAVLTGMLFLLGGAVVGDIRATLAISIMAMLATLGREIVKDVQDMTSDFDRRTLPQRIGAGAAGAVASVAFLVAVALSFEPYLAGRFGLAYLAAVLFADAIFIYCSIVHFRNPRQGQKWAKYGMLVALVSFLLGGLL
- a CDS encoding geranylgeranylglyceryl/heptaprenylglyceryl phosphate synthase, which produces MTVKDILSEKMKKGALHMTLLDPAKQEPAVAAEITRTACELGTDAIMVGGSTGVTQENLDQTVQAIKAKVDVPVIYFPSGANAISPYTDAMYFMSMLNSRNLRMVVGEQVAGAPIVRKLKLETISMGYIIVAPGMKVGEVGQADVIPRDQPKRAVAYALAAQYLGMDYVYLEAGSGAPQAVPEDMISAVRSAIDIPLLVGGGIRDAETAARVKNAGASVVVTGTVVENGEYVARLEGIIRAVKS